A single Natranaerobius thermophilus JW/NM-WN-LF DNA region contains:
- a CDS encoding IclR family transcriptional regulator has product MSDSESKNIQAIERALDVLLLFLEKKRELGVSEISHSLGYYKSTVHRILSTLSSRGFIYKNPITNKYWLGVKNFSLGMLYQDKFVLKDVAYPYLKKLSEDVNETVNLAILDEIDDPEVIVVEKIQTEHMLTISPPVGSRTPAHCSGVGKVLLAYSDEGVLEQLKQKPLEEFTSNTIADFKELYRILEEVREKGYAIDYEEIEIGLSCLATPIFDQEGHAVAAVSVSGPVNRIYNRFPEIIKQLKLTSAQISKFL; this is encoded by the coding sequence ATGAGCGATAGCGAATCTAAAAATATTCAAGCCATTGAAAGAGCCCTGGATGTACTACTACTATTTTTAGAAAAAAAACGAGAACTAGGTGTGAGTGAGATCAGTCATTCTTTAGGTTATTATAAAAGTACTGTACATAGGATACTATCAACTTTAAGTAGCCGTGGCTTTATTTACAAAAATCCCATTACAAATAAATACTGGTTAGGAGTTAAAAATTTCTCCTTAGGCATGTTATATCAAGACAAATTTGTATTAAAAGATGTGGCCTATCCGTATCTAAAAAAATTGTCAGAGGATGTAAATGAAACAGTCAATCTTGCAATACTTGATGAGATAGATGATCCAGAAGTTATTGTTGTTGAGAAGATTCAGACTGAACATATGTTGACTATTTCACCTCCAGTAGGGTCACGAACACCAGCTCATTGTTCCGGTGTTGGAAAAGTTTTATTGGCATACAGTGATGAAGGCGTACTAGAACAGCTTAAACAAAAACCATTAGAAGAATTTACTTCAAATACAATTGCCGACTTTAAAGAGTTATATAGAATTTTAGAAGAGGTAAGAGAAAAAGGTTATGCTATCGACTATGAAGAAATAGAGATTGGCTTGAGTTGTTTGGCAACTCCTATATTTGATCAAGAAGGTCATGCTGTAGCGGCAGTTAGTGTTTCAGGTCCAGTAAATAGAATTTATAATCGTTTTCCGGAAATAATTAAACAATTAAAACTAACATCGGCTCAGATTTCCAAATTTCTCTGA